A single Amia ocellicauda isolate fAmiCal2 chromosome 9, fAmiCal2.hap1, whole genome shotgun sequence DNA region contains:
- the nudt21 gene encoding cleavage and polyadenylation specificity factor subunit 5 isoform X1, with the protein MSVVPPNRSQTGWPRGVNQFGNKYIPQPAKPLTLERTINLYPLTNYTFGTKEPLYEKDSSVAARFQRMREEFEKIGMRRTVEGVLIVHEHRLPHVLLLQLGTTFFKLPGGELNPGEDEVEGLKRLMTEILGRQDGVQQDWVIDDCIGNWWRPNFEPPQYPYIPAHITKPKEHKKLFLVQLQEKALFAVPKNYKLVAAPLFELYDNAPGYGPIISSLPQLLSSISFTTENSAVPGVQ; encoded by the exons ATGTCGGTCGTGCCTCCGAACCGATCACAGACCGGGTGGCCCCGCGGGGTCAATCAGTTCGGGAACAAGTACATCCCACAGCCGGCCAAACCGCTGACCCTGGAGCGCACGATCAACCT gtaTCCATTGACAAACTACACATTTGGGACGAAGGAGCCCCTCTATGAGAAGGACAGCTCAGTGGCGGCCCGCTTCCAGCGGATGCGGGAGGAGTTTGAGAAGATCGGGATGAGGCGGACGGTGGAGGGGGTTCTGATCGTGCATGAACACAGACTCCCCCATGTGCTCTTGCTGCAGCTTGGCACCACTTTCTTCAAACT GCCCGGTGGGGAGTTAAACCCAGGGGAAGATGAAGTGGAGGGGCTCAAGCGTCTCATGACGGAG ATTCTGGGACGGCAGGATGGGGTGCAGCAGGACTGGGTGATTGACGACTGCATTGGCAACTGGTGGAGGCCCAACTTTGAACCCCCACAG TACCCCTACATACCAGCTCACATCACTAAACCCAAGGAACACAAGAAGCTCTTCCTTGTGCAGTTACAAGAGAAAG CTCTGTTTGCGGTACCCAAGAACTACAAGCTGGTGGCAGCTCCTCTTTTTGAGCTCTATGACAATGCTCCAGGCTATGGCCCTATCATATCCAGCCTTCCACAACTTTTAA GTTCAATTTCATTTACAACTGAGAACAGTGCTGTCCCTGGTGTCCAGTGA
- the ogfod1 gene encoding prolyl 3-hydroxylase OGFOD1, with translation MSSKRRQRDAETQGRGKKKEKREEPAEMSRLLQDAGVKGGLRAAWSGGQRFTHEGGVELDTHPFPHCVLNNFLQSQTFLQELQRELLELNFHQKSNDLYKFQQSDDLKTKRESHIAALRSVLFQRFRSWLSEVLQLELEDTVDISCAKYEYTDVLLCHDDELEGRRIAFILYLVPPWEQSDGGTLDLYSTDKNYQPEKIVKSLVPSWNTLVFFEVSPVSFHQVSEVISEDKCRLSVSGWFHGRSLERPPRYTEPTLPRSPHRPHEEQLLYDWINPVYLDMAYQAQVQEEFEESSEILLKNFLQPEKFKMVNDALRETDIEWVRRGPPNKRCYGQAEEAGLPQCVRECWELLSSEPFFLLLSNFTGLKLHFLASGSEEEEEEEKEKEEEEEGETVGVSKATASTHGNPPGENAMEPSVPLCLGELRRWGHGDYTVVHDTDLHNAEFALDLLFYCGCEDWQPESGGFTSYIANGEDEELLTINPENNALGLVYRDKETLKFVKHINHHSAGRPESHTPANVFYSFSFVYYE, from the exons ATGAGCTCGAAGAGGCGGCAACGCGACGCCGAGACCCAGGGCAGAGGCAAGAAGAAAGAGAAGCGAGAAGAGCCGGCAGAGATGTCCAGACTGCTGCAGGACGCGGGGGTGAAGGGCGGGCTGAGGGCGGCGTGGAGCGGCGGACAGCGCTTCACACATG AAGGAGGTGTGGAGCTGGACACCCATCCCTTCCCACACTGCGTGCTCAACAacttcctccagagccagaCTTTCCTGCAGGAGCTGCAGAGGGAGCTCCTGGAGCTGAACTTCCACCAGAAATCCAACGACCTCTATAAGTTTCAGCAG TCTGATGACTTGAAGACCAAGAGAGAGTCCCATATCGCTGCGTTGCG ATCCGTCCTGTTCCAGCGGTTTCGCTCGTGGCTGTCAGAGGTCCTGCAGTTGGAGCTGGAGGACACCGTGGACATCTCCTGTGCTAAGTACGAGTACACGG ATGTTTTGCTCTGCCACGATGACGAACTGGAGGGCAGGAGGATTGCGTTCATCCTCTACCTGGTCCCGCCTTGGGAGCAGAGCGACGGAGGCACGCTCGACCTGTACAGCACCGACA AGAATTATCAGCCCGAAAAGATTGTGAAGTCCTTAGTCCCCTCTTGGAACACATTAGTCTTCTTCGAGGTGTCGCCTGTCTCCTTCCACCAG GTTTCGGAGGTCATCTCGGAGGACAAGTGCCGTCTGTCTGTTAGCGGCTGGTTCCACGGGCGCTCTCTGGAGAGGCCCCCGCGCTACACTGAACCGACCCTGCCACGCAGCCCCCACCGCCCTCACGAG GAGCAGCTGCTGTACGACTGGATCAACCCTGTGTATCTGGACATGGCGTACCAGGCTCAGGTGCAGGAGGAGTTCGAGGAGAGCTCTGAGATCCTTCTAAAAAACTTCCTCCAG CCTGAAAAGTTTAAGATGGTGAACGACGCGCTGAGAGAGACGGACATAGAGTGGGTGAGAAGAGGACCCCCCAACAAGAG gTGCTACGGGCAGGCAGAGGAAGCTGGGCTCCCGCAGTGTGTGAGGGAATGCTGGGAGCTGCTGTCTTCAGAGCCCTTTTTCCTGCTCCTCTCCAACTTCACTGGCCTCAAGCTGCACTTCCTGGCCTCAGGgagtgaggaagaggaggaagaggagaaggagaaggaggaggaagaagaggggGAGACAGTAGGGGTCTCAAAGGCCACAGCATCCACACATGGAAACCCCCCAGGAGAAAATGCCATGG agccCAGTGTGCCGCTGTGTCTCGGGGAGCTGCGGCGCTGGGGGCACGGAGACTACACTGTAGTCCACGACACTGACCTGCACAACGCGGAGTTTGCACTCGACCTTCTGTTCTACTGTGGCTGTGAGG ATTGGCAGCCTGAATCTGGGGGTTTTACATCTTACATTGCCAACGGAGAAGATGAGGAG CTTCTCACCATCAACCCAGAGAACAACGCGCTGGGCCTGGTGTACCGAGACAAAGAGACTCTGAAGTTTGTGAAGCACATCAATCACCACAGCGCCGGCCGGCCAGAGAGCCACACGCCTGCAAATGTTTTCTACAGTTTTTCGTTTGTGTATTACGAGTGA
- the nudt21 gene encoding cleavage and polyadenylation specificity factor subunit 5 isoform X2: protein MSVVPPNRSQTGWPRGVNQFGNKYIPQPAKPLTLERTINLYPLTNYTFGTKEPLYEKDSSVAARFQRMREEFEKIGMRRTVEGVLIVHEHRLPHVLLLQLGTTFFKLPGGELNPGEDEVEGLKRLMTEILGRQDGVQQDWVIDDCIGNWWRPNFEPPQYPYIPAHITKPKEHKKLFLVQLQEKALFAVPKNYKLVAAPLFELYDNAPGYGPIISSLPQLLSRFNFIYN, encoded by the exons ATGTCGGTCGTGCCTCCGAACCGATCACAGACCGGGTGGCCCCGCGGGGTCAATCAGTTCGGGAACAAGTACATCCCACAGCCGGCCAAACCGCTGACCCTGGAGCGCACGATCAACCT gtaTCCATTGACAAACTACACATTTGGGACGAAGGAGCCCCTCTATGAGAAGGACAGCTCAGTGGCGGCCCGCTTCCAGCGGATGCGGGAGGAGTTTGAGAAGATCGGGATGAGGCGGACGGTGGAGGGGGTTCTGATCGTGCATGAACACAGACTCCCCCATGTGCTCTTGCTGCAGCTTGGCACCACTTTCTTCAAACT GCCCGGTGGGGAGTTAAACCCAGGGGAAGATGAAGTGGAGGGGCTCAAGCGTCTCATGACGGAG ATTCTGGGACGGCAGGATGGGGTGCAGCAGGACTGGGTGATTGACGACTGCATTGGCAACTGGTGGAGGCCCAACTTTGAACCCCCACAG TACCCCTACATACCAGCTCACATCACTAAACCCAAGGAACACAAGAAGCTCTTCCTTGTGCAGTTACAAGAGAAAG CTCTGTTTGCGGTACCCAAGAACTACAAGCTGGTGGCAGCTCCTCTTTTTGAGCTCTATGACAATGCTCCAGGCTATGGCCCTATCATATCCAGCCTTCCACAACTTTTAAGTAG GTTCAATTTCATTTACAACTGA